A single genomic interval of Lentimicrobium saccharophilum harbors:
- a CDS encoding TonB-dependent receptor encodes MRRNVTVTVLLLAVLIIRATAQEPVSDTLLLKGVEIASEKISRKELSSFPLQSLSGNQIAAVAGNSVADALRTFSGVTLRDYGGAGGLKTVMVRSLGAQHTGVFIDGAPVSDIASGQPDLGKFPLGNLEEVSLNVGGGGSEPMPARARSGASIINLRSIRPDFGKYKTRGNIGIKGGSFGLFNPFLRLDHKTGQDSWIGIDVNPLFSKGDYSYLVDNGPAGSETLKRGNGDLTSLSANLRFFARPGDSTELRVFAGFYNAERGLPGAVVFYNPHASQRLTNKDLSLGFQLMSEKKRVSLLTNAGWSYAWLRYLDPDYLGYTYSLDNRYLQQEFYLSQAGTIALGRHFSASLASDFILNTFSGSQYKTDPWRGSFLLSAILAHQTRNTGAEAGILASVIKDSGKNASEEDLTHKVSPYFSVSVRIADVPSLRLRMMYKHSFRMPAFNELYYALVGNPRLFPESAQQLNTGILGSYAPFKGVLLMLSADAFFNRVHNKIVAIPTQNLFVWSMQNIGEVSTGGLDFQLDATAAMNRRSRISVNLAYTFQKASDISDKNSSVYGNQIPYIPYETFSAMFQFGYRAFSLDYNVLFNGYRYVSAENIPQNLLPSWWISDAGVAWNPEAGRYKYRIKAGVTNLFDKDYVVIRSFPMPGRGIVISGTFTF; translated from the coding sequence ATGAGAAGAAATGTAACGGTAACCGTGTTGCTGCTGGCTGTCCTGATCATCCGGGCAACGGCCCAGGAGCCGGTTTCCGATACGCTTCTGCTTAAAGGGGTTGAGATAGCATCGGAAAAAATCAGCCGGAAAGAGCTCTCGTCTTTTCCGCTGCAGAGTTTGTCGGGTAATCAGATTGCTGCTGTTGCCGGAAATTCGGTTGCGGATGCCCTCAGGACATTTTCGGGGGTTACCCTGCGCGATTACGGTGGGGCGGGGGGGCTGAAGACCGTTATGGTCAGAAGCCTCGGTGCTCAGCATACCGGTGTTTTTATCGACGGGGCGCCGGTTTCGGACATCGCCAGCGGTCAGCCTGACCTGGGTAAGTTTCCGCTGGGGAATCTTGAGGAAGTCAGCCTGAACGTGGGAGGTGGAGGAAGTGAGCCCATGCCGGCAAGGGCGCGCTCAGGTGCCAGCATCATCAACCTGAGGAGCATCAGGCCCGACTTCGGGAAGTATAAAACAAGAGGCAACATCGGCATTAAGGGTGGATCGTTCGGACTGTTCAATCCGTTTTTGAGGCTGGATCACAAAACCGGGCAAGACTCATGGATTGGCATAGACGTAAATCCGCTCTTTTCAAAAGGGGATTATTCCTACCTGGTTGACAACGGGCCTGCCGGATCTGAAACCCTCAAACGCGGCAATGGCGACCTGACCTCGCTGTCGGCCAATCTCAGGTTTTTTGCCAGGCCCGGCGACAGCACCGAATTACGCGTATTTGCTGGATTTTACAACGCCGAACGCGGACTTCCCGGCGCTGTGGTGTTTTATAATCCACATGCCTCACAGCGGCTGACCAATAAGGATCTGAGCCTGGGGTTTCAGCTGATGTCTGAAAAAAAGCGGGTTTCACTGCTTACCAATGCCGGTTGGTCGTATGCCTGGCTACGTTATCTCGATCCCGATTATCTTGGTTACACCTACAGTCTTGACAACCGCTACCTCCAGCAGGAATTTTACCTGTCGCAGGCAGGCACAATTGCGCTCGGCAGGCATTTCTCCGCTTCACTGGCATCAGATTTCATCCTGAATACCTTTTCGGGAAGCCAATACAAAACTGATCCGTGGCGGGGCAGTTTTCTGTTGTCGGCAATATTGGCCCATCAAACCCGGAATACCGGCGCCGAAGCCGGAATTCTGGCAAGTGTCATCAAGGACAGCGGGAAAAATGCGTCCGAAGAAGACCTTACGCATAAAGTATCTCCCTACTTCTCAGTTTCGGTCAGGATTGCTGATGTCCCTTCGCTGAGGCTCAGGATGATGTACAAGCACTCATTCAGGATGCCGGCATTCAACGAATTATACTACGCCCTGGTCGGGAATCCCCGGCTCTTCCCCGAAAGTGCGCAACAGCTGAACACCGGTATACTTGGATCATACGCGCCTTTCAAAGGCGTGCTGCTCATGTTGAGCGCCGATGCTTTTTTCAACAGGGTTCATAATAAAATTGTTGCCATCCCCACGCAGAACCTTTTTGTATGGTCGATGCAGAATATCGGTGAAGTCAGCACCGGGGGGCTGGACTTTCAGTTAGATGCCACTGCGGCAATGAACCGGCGCAGCAGAATTTCAGTGAACCTTGCCTATACCTTCCAGAAGGCCAGTGATATCAGCGATAAAAATTCTTCAGTCTACGGAAATCAGATTCCTTATATCCCCTATGAAACCTTTTCTGCCATGTTTCAATTCGGTTACCGGGCATTTTCACTCGACTACAACGTTCTTTTCAACGGTTACAGGTATGTTTCAGCAGAAAATATTCCGCAGAACCTGCTTCCTTCCTGGTGGATCAGTGACGCCGGTGTAGCATGGAACCCTGAGGCCGGAAGGTACAAGTACAGGATTAAGGCAGGGGTAACCAATCTTTTTGATAAAGACTATGTGGTAATCAGGAGTTTTCCGATGCCCGGAAGGGGTATTGTAATCAGCGGCACTTTTACTTTTTGA
- a CDS encoding YncE family protein, giving the protein MMKFIGVMTVNKDRCYIKPVALPCRQLWLTAMLFPLMMLHSSCRKEPDQPRPQENDTTVYSAGIYVLNEGLFNQNNAGLTFYNFSDSTAETDYFFNKNGRGLGDTGSDACIYGSKLYIVVNVSSQLEVADAVSGVSLGRIPLFDGSKPRQPRKIAPYGKYVFVCNFDNTVAVIDTARLEVVRLIEAGRNPDGITAAYGKIWVSNSGGLAFPDYDNTVSVIDPETFSEVSRYTVGINPYTIRPDGHGHLYLISRGNYGDVKSHLQVMDTLGNLVKTFGGFEALGFTVAGDTAYVYNYDWNSGKSTVMVVNTLSMQLADEQFIKDGTDILVAYGIACDPVTGLIYIADAMNFTGTGRVYAFDKTGKLQFSLNTGINPAYFAFLHRTGIPGN; this is encoded by the coding sequence ATGATGAAATTTATCGGAGTGATGACAGTGAACAAAGACAGGTGCTACATAAAACCGGTGGCCTTACCGTGCCGGCAGTTGTGGCTGACGGCAATGCTGTTTCCTTTGATGATGCTGCATTCATCCTGCCGCAAGGAACCTGATCAGCCCCGGCCTCAGGAGAATGATACAACCGTATATTCTGCCGGTATATATGTGCTGAACGAGGGCTTGTTTAACCAGAACAATGCAGGACTTACGTTTTATAATTTCAGTGATTCAACGGCTGAAACGGACTATTTTTTTAATAAGAACGGTCGCGGACTGGGTGATACGGGCAGTGATGCCTGTATCTACGGTTCCAAACTTTATATTGTCGTGAATGTTTCAAGTCAGCTCGAAGTAGCTGACGCGGTCTCGGGCGTCAGCCTCGGCCGGATCCCGCTTTTTGACGGCAGCAAGCCGCGGCAGCCAAGGAAAATTGCCCCTTATGGTAAATATGTCTTCGTGTGCAATTTTGATAACACCGTGGCTGTGATCGACACTGCCCGGTTAGAGGTAGTCAGGTTGATTGAAGCCGGCAGAAATCCCGACGGAATTACAGCGGCTTATGGTAAGATATGGGTTTCCAATTCAGGAGGCCTGGCATTCCCGGATTACGACAACACCGTGTCGGTGATTGATCCGGAGACGTTTTCTGAAGTATCGCGTTATACGGTAGGCATCAACCCGTATACCATCCGGCCCGATGGTCACGGCCACCTTTACCTGATTTCAAGAGGTAATTACGGAGATGTGAAGAGCCATCTGCAGGTGATGGATACCTTGGGTAACCTGGTAAAAACTTTCGGCGGTTTTGAAGCCCTGGGCTTTACAGTGGCAGGCGATACTGCCTATGTATATAATTATGACTGGAACAGCGGTAAAAGCACGGTGATGGTCGTAAATACACTTTCCATGCAATTGGCGGATGAGCAGTTTATCAAAGATGGCACAGATATTCTCGTTGCTTACGGCATAGCCTGCGACCCGGTGACTGGGTTGATTTACATTGCGGATGCCATGAATTTTACCGGAACAGGGCGCGTTTATGCATTCGACAAAACCGGAAAACTGCAGTTTTCACTCAACACCGGCATCAACCCTGCATATTTTGCCTTTCTTCACCGTACCGGTATTCCGGGAAACTGA
- a CDS encoding acylphosphatase encodes MRVAADIRISIDQPCKGFRFYILNKGREMNLCGSISNEVSQHRILIHAEGEETTMQKYIELISKGSPYCKVLSINATPGEVIHCSRFDIINQEPRPIRSIAPDERPRRFAFKIGIFGL; translated from the coding sequence ATGCGTGTAGCAGCAGACATCAGGATATCCATCGACCAGCCTTGCAAAGGGTTCAGATTTTACATACTGAACAAGGGGAGGGAAATGAATTTATGCGGCAGCATCTCGAATGAGGTATCTCAACACAGGATACTGATTCATGCAGAAGGAGAAGAGACCACCATGCAGAAATATATTGAACTGATTTCGAAGGGAAGTCCATATTGCAAAGTCCTCAGCATCAATGCCACACCCGGCGAAGTCATCCATTGTTCACGGTTCGACATCATCAATCAGGAACCCCGGCCCATACGCTCCATTGCACCGGATGAAAGACCACGCCGTTTTGCTTTTAAAATCGGCATCTTCGGATTATAA
- a CDS encoding thioredoxin domain-containing protein — protein MPNRLINETSPYLLQHAHNPVDWYPYGEEAFAAARERNRPLLISIGYSACHWCHVMEHESFSKPEIAEVMNRLFVCVKVDREERPDVDLLYMNAVQLLHNSGGWPLNCFALPDGSPFWGGTYFRPAQWADLLMQISDLYDNSHEELKIQASRLMEGISGQNMVEAPANPSGIDRAFPDETYEQLSLRFDGINGGMTGAPKFPMPVVWQFVLDYYDLSGKTEALDYALKTLRAMAMGGIYDQIGGGFARYSTDAHWKVPHFEKMLYDNAQLISLYAKAFRISGHKELLEIIQQSISFTERELTSPEGAFYAALDADSEGEEGRFYVWTRDEIMNVLPEYGALLSEYWGIDQEGRWEHGRNILLRPLTDEVFATRQHLSAEELKQLVRMASALLLKERNKRVRPGLDDKILISWNSLMIKAYADAYRVTQHQPWLDAALKAARFSEKEMIREDGSLLRTWKNGNARIEGILNDYAYLAEAFITLYQVSFDEGWLHAAKRLTDNVLRTFGDANSPLFWFSADHPGAGPEVVRVIETTDGVEPSGNAVMSKVLLFLGHYFSENTYTDRAEKMIQRMQARINAYPQAYACWASSAMLLASGIRTLVITGPEAFDFARTLFAKQTASTLLAASISPSDLPIFENRFKDGETLIYQCLGSVCQAPVSNPDQVDHHLL, from the coding sequence ATGCCCAACCGACTGATCAACGAAACGAGCCCTTACCTGCTTCAGCATGCACACAATCCGGTTGACTGGTATCCTTACGGGGAAGAAGCGTTTGCCGCAGCGCGCGAGCGCAACCGGCCGCTGCTGATCAGTATAGGATACTCGGCCTGCCATTGGTGCCATGTGATGGAGCATGAGAGTTTCAGCAAGCCTGAGATCGCGGAGGTGATGAACCGGCTGTTTGTGTGCGTGAAGGTTGACCGGGAAGAGCGGCCGGATGTTGACCTGCTTTACATGAATGCAGTCCAATTGCTGCATAACAGCGGAGGATGGCCGCTCAACTGCTTCGCCCTGCCCGACGGCAGTCCGTTCTGGGGCGGCACCTATTTCAGGCCCGCGCAATGGGCTGATTTGTTGATGCAAATTTCAGATCTGTATGACAACAGCCATGAAGAACTGAAAATACAGGCTTCCAGGCTTATGGAAGGCATCAGCGGGCAGAACATGGTGGAGGCGCCAGCCAACCCCTCAGGCATTGACCGTGCTTTTCCTGATGAGACCTATGAGCAGCTTTCGTTGCGGTTCGACGGCATAAACGGCGGAATGACCGGCGCCCCGAAATTTCCCATGCCGGTAGTATGGCAATTTGTGCTGGATTATTATGACCTCTCCGGAAAAACCGAAGCCCTTGATTACGCGCTCAAAACGCTGAGAGCCATGGCCATGGGCGGTATTTACGATCAGATAGGGGGAGGATTCGCACGCTACAGCACCGATGCGCACTGGAAAGTCCCCCACTTTGAAAAAATGCTGTACGACAACGCCCAGCTTATTTCATTGTATGCAAAAGCCTTCCGTATCAGCGGCCATAAAGAGTTGCTTGAAATTATTCAGCAATCGATCTCTTTTACTGAACGTGAACTCACTTCTCCGGAAGGCGCATTTTATGCCGCGCTGGATGCCGACAGCGAGGGAGAAGAAGGCAGGTTTTACGTCTGGACCAGGGATGAAATCATGAATGTATTGCCGGAATACGGAGCGTTGCTTTCGGAATACTGGGGCATCGATCAGGAGGGTCGATGGGAACACGGACGCAACATCCTGCTGCGGCCACTTACCGACGAGGTGTTTGCTACCAGACAGCACCTCAGCGCAGAGGAGCTGAAACAGCTGGTGCGTATGGCTTCTGCCCTCTTACTGAAAGAAAGGAACAAACGCGTCAGGCCCGGCCTGGACGACAAGATACTGATTTCATGGAACAGCCTGATGATCAAGGCGTATGCCGATGCTTACCGGGTAACGCAGCACCAGCCCTGGCTCGATGCCGCGCTGAAAGCAGCCCGATTCAGCGAAAAAGAAATGATTCGGGAAGATGGCAGCCTGCTGCGCACCTGGAAAAACGGGAACGCGAGAATCGAGGGAATACTGAATGACTATGCATACCTGGCCGAGGCTTTTATTACACTTTATCAGGTCAGTTTTGACGAAGGATGGCTGCACGCTGCAAAACGGTTGACTGACAATGTGCTGCGTACTTTTGGTGATGCAAACTCCCCCCTCTTCTGGTTTTCGGCTGATCATCCCGGCGCAGGGCCGGAGGTCGTGCGGGTGATAGAAACCACTGACGGGGTTGAACCCTCAGGGAATGCCGTTATGTCAAAAGTATTGCTGTTTCTGGGCCATTACTTTTCGGAAAATACGTATACAGACAGGGCCGAAAAAATGATTCAGCGGATGCAGGCAAGGATAAATGCCTACCCCCAGGCCTATGCCTGCTGGGCCTCATCGGCTATGCTGCTTGCCTCCGGTATCCGCACCCTGGTGATTACCGGCCCTGAAGCTTTTGATTTTGCCAGGACACTTTTCGCAAAACAAACGGCTTCAACGCTCCTGGCGGCCTCCATCTCACCTTCAGACCTGCCGATATTTGAAAACCGGTTTAAAGACGGCGAAACCCTGATCTACCAGTGCCTTGGATCTGTCTGCCAGGCCCCGGTTTCTAATCCTGATCAGGTTGATCATCATTTACTATAA